Proteins found in one Oncorhynchus mykiss isolate Arlee chromosome 17, USDA_OmykA_1.1, whole genome shotgun sequence genomic segment:
- the LOC110494652 gene encoding cytokine-inducible SH2-containing protein isoform X1 — protein sequence MILCVQGLLFTAPDHCCLAAPQRALWACGQGASPHLTAFTAPLHSGTPRMICAPSPKTSSTLIPQVMQIEFPNCKLLPTGSLKPFHGFNVFGNNNYLHFSSSSRLLTTGLLKSKPLNKLINFDLSLFAGWYWGAITASQAHAALQAASEGAFLIRDSSHPLYMLTLSVRTARGPTSIRIQYSGARFLLDSSSPARPSLLSFPDVPSMVQYYVGPTRKVQKGKVEETHGTQPAQRTVQESTVVLKLKRALHKPQAFPSLQHLTRLTINRSTGCPDQLPLPRPLVRYLQDYPFHV from the exons ATGATTCTTTGTGTTCAAGG TCTCTTGTTTACAGCCCCAGACCACTGCTGTCTGGCAGCCCCACAGAGGGCCCTGTGGGCATGCGGACAGGGAGCATCTCCTCACCTCACTGCCTTCACAGCACCCCTCCACAGTGGGACCCCACGAATGATCTGCGCACCATCGCCAAAAACTTCTTCTACCTTGATACCTCAGGTAATGCAAATCGAATTTCCAAACTGTAAACTCCTCCCAACAGGCTCCCTGAAACCCTTTCATGGTTTTAATGTTTTTGGTAACAATAACTACTTGCATTTCAGTTCGTCCAGTCGACTGCTTACTACAGGATTACTAAAATCTAAACCATTGAATAAGTTAATAAACTTTGACCTCTCACTCTTTGCAGGCTGGTACTGGGGAGCCATCACAGCAAGTCAGGCCCATGCAGCTCTCCAGGCAGCGTCAGAGGGGGCCTTTCTGATTCGAGACAGCAGCCATCCCCTGTACATGCTGACCCTGTCTGTTAGGACTGCCCGTGGCCCCACCAGTATACGCATCCAGTACAGTGGAGCCCGGTTTCTGCTTGACTCCAGCTCGCCAGCCCGACCCAGCCTTTTGTCCTTTCCTGATGTGCCTAGCATGGTGCAGTACTATGTAGGACCAACAAGGAAGGTACAGAAGGGCAAGGTGGAGGAGACTCATGGCACACAGCCCGCCCAGAGGACAGTTCAGGAGAGCACAGTAGTGCTGAAGCTCAAGCGGGCCCTGCACAAGCCCCaggccttcccctccctccagcACCTCACACGCCTCACCATCAACCGCAGCACAGGCTGTCCGGACCAGCTGCCACTGCCACGCCCACTGGTGCGCTACCTGCAGGACTACCCCTTCCATGTATGA
- the LOC110494652 gene encoding cytokine-inducible SH2-containing protein isoform X3, translated as MRTGSISSPHCLHSTPPQWDPTNDLRTIAKNFFYLDTSGWYWGAITASQAHAALQAASEGAFLIRDSSHPLYMLTLSVRTARGPTSIRIQYSGARFLLDSSSPARPSLLSFPDVPSMVQYYVGPTRKVQKGKVEETHGTQPAQRTVQESTVVLKLKRALHKPQAFPSLQHLTRLTINRSTGCPDQLPLPRPLVRYLQDYPFHV; from the exons ATGCGGACAGGGAGCATCTCCTCACCTCACTGCCTTCACAGCACCCCTCCACAGTGGGACCCCACGAATGATCTGCGCACCATCGCCAAAAACTTCTTCTACCTTGATACCTCAG GCTGGTACTGGGGAGCCATCACAGCAAGTCAGGCCCATGCAGCTCTCCAGGCAGCGTCAGAGGGGGCCTTTCTGATTCGAGACAGCAGCCATCCCCTGTACATGCTGACCCTGTCTGTTAGGACTGCCCGTGGCCCCACCAGTATACGCATCCAGTACAGTGGAGCCCGGTTTCTGCTTGACTCCAGCTCGCCAGCCCGACCCAGCCTTTTGTCCTTTCCTGATGTGCCTAGCATGGTGCAGTACTATGTAGGACCAACAAGGAAGGTACAGAAGGGCAAGGTGGAGGAGACTCATGGCACACAGCCCGCCCAGAGGACAGTTCAGGAGAGCACAGTAGTGCTGAAGCTCAAGCGGGCCCTGCACAAGCCCCaggccttcccctccctccagcACCTCACACGCCTCACCATCAACCGCAGCACAGGCTGTCCGGACCAGCTGCCACTGCCACGCCCACTGGTGCGCTACCTGCAGGACTACCCCTTCCATGTATGA
- the LOC110494652 gene encoding cytokine-inducible SH2-containing protein isoform X2, with product MILCVQGPRPLLSGSPTEGPVGMRTGSISSPHCLHSTPPQWDPTNDLRTIAKNFFYLDTSGWYWGAITASQAHAALQAASEGAFLIRDSSHPLYMLTLSVRTARGPTSIRIQYSGARFLLDSSSPARPSLLSFPDVPSMVQYYVGPTRKVQKGKVEETHGTQPAQRTVQESTVVLKLKRALHKPQAFPSLQHLTRLTINRSTGCPDQLPLPRPLVRYLQDYPFHV from the exons ATGATTCTTTGTGTTCAAGG CCCCAGACCACTGCTGTCTGGCAGCCCCACAGAGGGCCCTGTGGGCATGCGGACAGGGAGCATCTCCTCACCTCACTGCCTTCACAGCACCCCTCCACAGTGGGACCCCACGAATGATCTGCGCACCATCGCCAAAAACTTCTTCTACCTTGATACCTCAG GCTGGTACTGGGGAGCCATCACAGCAAGTCAGGCCCATGCAGCTCTCCAGGCAGCGTCAGAGGGGGCCTTTCTGATTCGAGACAGCAGCCATCCCCTGTACATGCTGACCCTGTCTGTTAGGACTGCCCGTGGCCCCACCAGTATACGCATCCAGTACAGTGGAGCCCGGTTTCTGCTTGACTCCAGCTCGCCAGCCCGACCCAGCCTTTTGTCCTTTCCTGATGTGCCTAGCATGGTGCAGTACTATGTAGGACCAACAAGGAAGGTACAGAAGGGCAAGGTGGAGGAGACTCATGGCACACAGCCCGCCCAGAGGACAGTTCAGGAGAGCACAGTAGTGCTGAAGCTCAAGCGGGCCCTGCACAAGCCCCaggccttcccctccctccagcACCTCACACGCCTCACCATCAACCGCAGCACAGGCTGTCCGGACCAGCTGCCACTGCCACGCCCACTGGTGCGCTACCTGCAGGACTACCCCTTCCATGTATGA
- the nprl2 gene encoding GATOR complex protein NPRL2 encodes MGMSRIECIFFSEFHPTLGPKITYQVPEEYISRELFDTVQVYIITKPELQNKLITVTAMGKKLIGCPVCIEHKKYSRNALLFNLGLVCDARTKTCALEPIVKKLSGYLTTLELESGFISNEESKQKLLPIMSTLLEELNATGACTLPIDESNTINLKLIEQRRDPLIVQEYDVPVFTQCKDHFIKSQWDLTTQQILAYIDGFRHIQKISAEADVELNLVRIAVQNLLYYGVVTLVSIFQYSNVYCTTPTVQSLIDDRSIQEECLNYVTKKGQKRACLRDVFQLYCGLTPGTTVRDLCSRYSQQLQRVDERRLIQYGLMKALIRRLQKYPVKVTRDERSRPPRLYTGCHSYDEICCKTGMSYKELDERLENDPNIIVCWK; translated from the exons ATGGGGATGAGTCGAATAGAGTGTATATTTTTTAGTGAGTTTCACCCCACACTGGGACCAAAGATTACTTACCAG GTTCCAGAGGAGTACATATCCCGGGAGCTCTTTGACACAGTACAGGTGTACATCATTACCAAACCAGAACTGCAGAACAAACTCATAACTGT AACGGCCATGGGGAAGAAGTTAATTGGTTGTCCGGTGTGCATCGAGCACAAGAAGTACAGCCGTAATGCTCTGCTCTTTAACCTGGGCCTTGTATGCGATGCAAGGACCAAGACCTGTGCCCTTGAGCCAATTGTCAAGAAGCTGTCAGGGTACCTCACAACGCTGGAG CTGGAGAGTGGGTTCATATCGAACGAGGAGAGCAAACAGAAACTGCTACCTATTATGTCCACCTTGTTAGAGGAGCTAAATGCTACCGGAGCCTGTACCTTACCCATCG ATGAGTCCAATACAATCAACCTGAAGTTGATTGAGCAGCGCAGGGACCCTCTGATCGTGCAGGAGTACGACGTGCCTGTCTTCACTCAGTGCAAAGACCACTTCATCAAATCCCAGTGGGATCTCACCACTCAACAG ATCCTGGCCTACATTGATGGGTTCAGGCATATCCAGAAGATATCTGCAGAAGCGGATGTTGAACTTAATCTAGTCCGGATCGCCGTACAGAATTTACT GTATTATGGTGTTGTAACCTTGGTATCAATATTTCAG TACTCCAATGTGTACTGCACAACCCCTACAGTCCAGAGCCTGATAGATGACAGGTCCATTCAGGAGGAGTGTCTCAACTATGTCACCAAGAAAG GACAGAAGAGAGCCTGTTTAAGGGATGTGTTCCAGCTGTACTGTGGTCTGACTCCAGGCACCACAGTTCGTGATCTTTGCTCCCGCTACTCACAGCAGCTGCAGAGGGTAGATGAGAG GAGGCTGATCCAGTATGGACTGATGAAGGCTCTCATTCGCCGTCTGCAGAAGTATCCTGTTAAGGTGACACGAGACGAGAGGAGCCGCCCACCACGCCTTTACACTGGTTGCCATAGTTACGACGAAATCTGCTGCAAGACGG GAATGAGCTACAAAGAGCTGGACGAGCGCTTGGAGAATGACCCCAACATAATTGTGTGCTGGAAGTGA
- the hemk1 gene encoding MTRF1L release factor glutamine methyltransferase isoform X1 translates to MIEMRKWNTMWIRLRRPLKEVYNCFKPLKDGFIGHKWLCTSPCVAECVPALPTASRLTVEQAVKLWTDHFQQRGVSEPHLSSQYIIAHLLGAKTLEGIGQDRLAEFLTQEQTEQTWELCSRRLTRMPVQYVIEEWDFRDLTLKMRPPVFIPRPETEELVGLVLTDLQMKQGTGLSEETSFRCLEVGCGSGAISLSLLKSLPQLRAIALDKNKDAVDLTRENSHSLGFQDRLEVHHMDVMRDADIIVSMCSPVSVLVSNPPYLFSEDMISLEPEILRFEDHAALDGGKDGMQVMRHILTLAPKLLSNHGRVYLEVDPRHPQLIQQWVEESVEELHYLHTHRDITDRPRFCILQKKECNTDQDQDQD, encoded by the exons ATGATTGAAATG AGAAAGTGGAATACCATGTGGATACGATTACGAAGACCATTGAAGGAGGTTTATAACTGCTTTAAACCACTTAAAGACGGATTTATTGGACACAAG tgGCTGTGCACGTCTCCGTGTGTGGCTGAATGCGTCCCAGCCTTACCTACAGCTAGCAGGCTCACGGTGGAGCAAGCTGTCAAGTTATGGACAGACCATTTCCAGCAAAGAGGTGTCTCAGAGCCACATCTCTCCAGCCAGTACATCATTGCACATTTGCTTGGTGCTAAAACA TTAGAGGGCATTGGACAGGACAGGCTGGCTGAATTCCTGACACAAGAACAGACAGAGCAGACATGGGAGCTCTGTTCCAGACGTCTCACCAG AATGCCAGTGCAGTATGTGATTGAAGAGTGGGACTTCAGAGATCTGACACTGAAGATGAGACCTCCCGTGTTTATCCCCCGGCCTGAAACAGAG gaGCTGGTTGGCTTAGTGCTTACAGATCTCCAGATGAAGCAGGGGACTGGATTAAGTGAGGAGACCAGCTTCAGGTGCCTGGAAGTGGGTTGTGGCTCTGGTGCTATCTCCCTCAGTTTACTTAAGAGCCTCCCACAG ctcagaGCGATTGCTTTAGATAAAAACAAGGATGCTGTGGATCTGACAAGAGAGAACTCACACAG TTTGGGGTTCCAGGACCGACTTGAGGTTCATCATATGGATGTGATGAGAG ATGCAGACATAATTGTGAGCATGTGCAGTCCAGTCTCCGTTTTGGTCAGCAACCCTCCGTACCTGTTCTCAGAGGATATGATATCACTTGAACCTGAAATCCTCAG GTTTGAGGACCATGCTGCTCTGGATGGGGGGAAAGATGGAATGCAGGTGATGAGACACATTCTGACTCTGGCTCCAAAGCTCTTATCCAACCATGG TCGTGTATACTTGGAAGTGGACCCACGTCATCCACAGCTCATCCAGCAGTGGGTAGAGGAAAGTGTTGAAGAGTTACACTACTTGCACACGCATCGTGACATTACTGACAG GCCTCGTTTCTGCATCCTTCAAAAAAAGGAGTGCAACACAgatcaggaccaggaccaggactga
- the hemk1 gene encoding MTRF1L release factor glutamine methyltransferase isoform X2, giving the protein MWIRLRRPLKEVYNCFKPLKDGFIGHKWLCTSPCVAECVPALPTASRLTVEQAVKLWTDHFQQRGVSEPHLSSQYIIAHLLGAKTLEGIGQDRLAEFLTQEQTEQTWELCSRRLTRMPVQYVIEEWDFRDLTLKMRPPVFIPRPETEELVGLVLTDLQMKQGTGLSEETSFRCLEVGCGSGAISLSLLKSLPQLRAIALDKNKDAVDLTRENSHSLGFQDRLEVHHMDVMRDADIIVSMCSPVSVLVSNPPYLFSEDMISLEPEILRFEDHAALDGGKDGMQVMRHILTLAPKLLSNHGRVYLEVDPRHPQLIQQWVEESVEELHYLHTHRDITDRPRFCILQKKECNTDQDQDQD; this is encoded by the exons ATGTGGATACGATTACGAAGACCATTGAAGGAGGTTTATAACTGCTTTAAACCACTTAAAGACGGATTTATTGGACACAAG tgGCTGTGCACGTCTCCGTGTGTGGCTGAATGCGTCCCAGCCTTACCTACAGCTAGCAGGCTCACGGTGGAGCAAGCTGTCAAGTTATGGACAGACCATTTCCAGCAAAGAGGTGTCTCAGAGCCACATCTCTCCAGCCAGTACATCATTGCACATTTGCTTGGTGCTAAAACA TTAGAGGGCATTGGACAGGACAGGCTGGCTGAATTCCTGACACAAGAACAGACAGAGCAGACATGGGAGCTCTGTTCCAGACGTCTCACCAG AATGCCAGTGCAGTATGTGATTGAAGAGTGGGACTTCAGAGATCTGACACTGAAGATGAGACCTCCCGTGTTTATCCCCCGGCCTGAAACAGAG gaGCTGGTTGGCTTAGTGCTTACAGATCTCCAGATGAAGCAGGGGACTGGATTAAGTGAGGAGACCAGCTTCAGGTGCCTGGAAGTGGGTTGTGGCTCTGGTGCTATCTCCCTCAGTTTACTTAAGAGCCTCCCACAG ctcagaGCGATTGCTTTAGATAAAAACAAGGATGCTGTGGATCTGACAAGAGAGAACTCACACAG TTTGGGGTTCCAGGACCGACTTGAGGTTCATCATATGGATGTGATGAGAG ATGCAGACATAATTGTGAGCATGTGCAGTCCAGTCTCCGTTTTGGTCAGCAACCCTCCGTACCTGTTCTCAGAGGATATGATATCACTTGAACCTGAAATCCTCAG GTTTGAGGACCATGCTGCTCTGGATGGGGGGAAAGATGGAATGCAGGTGATGAGACACATTCTGACTCTGGCTCCAAAGCTCTTATCCAACCATGG TCGTGTATACTTGGAAGTGGACCCACGTCATCCACAGCTCATCCAGCAGTGGGTAGAGGAAAGTGTTGAAGAGTTACACTACTTGCACACGCATCGTGACATTACTGACAG GCCTCGTTTCTGCATCCTTCAAAAAAAGGAGTGCAACACAgatcaggaccaggaccaggactga